In one window of Protaetiibacter larvae DNA:
- the mutM gene encoding bifunctional DNA-formamidopyrimidine glycosylase/DNA-(apurinic or apyrimidinic site) lyase — MPELPEVEVVRAGLIPAVTGATVTRVEVLDSRSLRRHPGPSEDFVDRLTGATIAAPSRRGKYLWLPLYGAAGAATSRRGAFLPPSGRGSSRAMNAEAVVVHLGMSGQVLLREPKAPVASLTRIVVGLDAPGHGPVRLDFVDQRVFGSMAIDALVPTADRDGERVPASVAHIARDPLDPHFDDEAFLDRLIRRDTTVKRALLDQSLISGIGNIYADEALWASRVHYDQPTRTLGRPRARTLLSQVRTILAKALAEGGTSFDAQYVNVNGASGYFSHSLNAYGRQGEPCPRCGRPIVREVFMNRGSHFCPHCQRVTVQRVAG, encoded by the coding sequence GTGCCCGAGCTTCCCGAGGTCGAGGTCGTGCGCGCCGGCCTGATCCCCGCGGTCACCGGCGCCACGGTGACGCGCGTCGAGGTTCTCGACTCCCGCTCGCTGCGGCGGCATCCGGGTCCGTCGGAGGACTTCGTCGATCGACTCACCGGTGCGACCATCGCCGCCCCCTCGCGCCGCGGCAAGTACCTCTGGCTCCCGCTTTATGGCGCGGCGGGAGCCGCGACCTCGCGGCGGGGGGCGTTTCTCCCGCCGTCGGGTCGCGGCTCCAGCCGCGCCATGAACGCCGAGGCGGTTGTGGTGCACCTGGGGATGAGCGGGCAGGTGCTGCTGCGGGAGCCCAAGGCGCCTGTCGCGTCGCTGACCCGGATCGTGGTCGGGCTGGATGCGCCGGGGCATGGACCCGTGCGGCTGGATTTCGTCGATCAGCGGGTCTTCGGCTCGATGGCGATCGACGCCCTCGTGCCCACCGCCGACCGCGACGGCGAACGCGTGCCGGCATCCGTCGCCCACATCGCGCGCGATCCGCTCGATCCGCACTTCGACGATGAGGCGTTCCTCGACCGGCTCATCCGTCGGGACACGACCGTCAAGCGCGCCCTGCTCGACCAGAGCCTCATCTCGGGCATCGGCAACATCTACGCCGACGAGGCGCTGTGGGCCTCCCGCGTGCACTACGACCAGCCCACCCGAACCCTCGGCCGCCCCCGCGCGCGCACCCTGCTCTCCCAGGTGCGGACCATCCTCGCGAAGGCGCTCGCGGAGGGCGGCACGAGCTTCGACGCCCAGTACGTGAACGTGAACGGCGCCTCCGGCTACTTCTCGCATTCGCTCAACGCCTACGGCCGCCAGGGTGAGCCCTGCCCGCGCTGCGGTCGCCCGATCGTGCGCGAGGTGTTCATGAACCGCGGATCGCATTTCTGCCCGCACTGCCAGCGTGTCACCGTGCAGCGGGTCGCCGGATGA